One window of Flavobacterium ammonificans genomic DNA carries:
- a CDS encoding nucleotide pyrophosphohydrolase, which translates to MDLKNAQLDVDTWIKEHGVRYFNELTNMAQLTEEVGEVARIIARRYGEQSEKESDKNKDLGEELADVVFVVLCLANQTGIDLQAAFDKKMDLKSVRDKDRHKNNEKLK; encoded by the coding sequence ATGGATTTAAAAAACGCACAACTAGACGTAGATACTTGGATTAAAGAACACGGAGTTCGCTACTTTAACGAATTGACCAATATGGCGCAATTGACAGAAGAAGTAGGTGAAGTCGCTCGAATTATTGCCCGTCGTTATGGGGAACAATCTGAGAAAGAATCGGATAAAAATAAAGATTTAGGTGAAGAACTGGCTGACGTGGTTTTTGTAGTCTTGTGTTTGGCCAACCAAACCGGAATTGACTTACAAGCGGCTTTTGACAAGAAAATGGATTTGAAATCGGTTCGCGATAAAGACCGTCACAAGAATAATGAAAAATTGAAATAA
- a CDS encoding cupin domain-containing protein, which yields MKKYTLQKSPFIVPTTDGKLIEEHHGLASTKNPELSLAHMIAPAGWSEPFQTPEFDEYTYIIRGKKQFIIEDEVVVLEAGQSIRIDKNTRVQYSNPFEEECEYIAICTPAFDFTKVHREEY from the coding sequence ATGAAAAAGTATACCCTACAAAAATCTCCATTTATTGTTCCTACAACAGATGGGAAACTAATTGAAGAACATCATGGTCTAGCAAGTACAAAAAATCCAGAACTGTCTTTAGCGCATATGATTGCTCCTGCCGGATGGAGCGAACCTTTTCAGACACCAGAGTTTGATGAATACACTTATATAATACGTGGAAAAAAACAATTTATTATTGAAGACGAAGTGGTAGTATTAGAAGCTGGACAATCTATCCGTATTGATAAAAACACACGAGTTCAATATTCCAACCCATTTGAAGAAGAATGTGAATACATTGCTATTTGTACCCCTGCTTTTGATTTCACTAAAGTACACCGAGAAGAATACTAA
- the dtd gene encoding D-aminoacyl-tRNA deacylase — protein sequence MRVVLQRVSSASVSVSEKIVGEIQKGLLVLVGIEDADTQEDIDWLVTKITQLRIFGDENEVMNLSVEEVNGDLLVLSQFTLHAATKKGNRPSYIKAARPEVAIPLYEKFVTALEHKLSKKVPTGIFGADMKVALLNDGPVTIIMDSKNKE from the coding sequence ATGAGAGTAGTTTTACAAAGAGTTTCTTCGGCATCAGTTTCCGTTTCTGAAAAAATAGTAGGAGAAATCCAAAAAGGATTGTTAGTCTTAGTAGGAATTGAAGATGCCGATACCCAAGAAGATATTGATTGGTTGGTTACCAAAATTACACAACTACGTATTTTTGGTGATGAAAATGAAGTAATGAATTTATCCGTAGAAGAGGTAAATGGAGATCTACTTGTACTAAGTCAGTTTACGCTCCATGCAGCTACCAAAAAAGGCAACCGTCCTTCGTATATCAAAGCGGCTAGACCAGAAGTGGCAATTCCACTTTATGAAAAATTTGTAACTGCATTAGAACATAAATTAAGTAAAAAAGTACCAACAGGTATTTTTGGCGCAGATATGAAAGTAGCTTTACTGAATGATGGCCCTGTGACTATAATTATGGATAGTAAAAATAAGGAATAA
- a CDS encoding penicillin acylase family protein → MKIFKKALIVLVSIVALLVLGLAGFAFYSKPKYEGEVPLNNLQKETTVYFDEFGVPHIYAENSLDAMEALGYVHAQDRLWQMELMRRIAPGRLSEIFGSAALKNDKFFAGLGIEEASAKAIAQLDKNSPSYQLTQAYLDGINQYLEEGKTPVEFQLLGIQKQKFEVKDVYNIFGYMAFSFAMAQKSDPLMTDLRNKLGIDYVKEFGLEGEFNTTKIKNAKENVQEYSAISKSVAALIDQSPIPPFIGSNSWVIAPQKTKNGKVIFANDPHIGFSQPGTWYEAHLVTPDHEIYGYYLAGTPFPLLGHNRQYAYGLTMFENDDIDMYQEENSPSDQSQYRTPTGFSKYENRTRTIKIKDSSDVIVNVKVSRHGPIVNDLIEGLQKDKPVALSWIYTQQPILILDAVYTLSHAKNIADFQKGVQLIAAPGLNVMYGDTKGNVAWWATGKLYKHNKGVNPNFILEGASGKEDIKEYLDFAKNPSSVNPSWNYVYSANNQPEAVDGFSYPGYYLPEDRAKRIVQLLDSKSNWDKESASKMIFDNTSSVAPSVVQNLIQAIDASTLSKNEKEAIAILKSWKGSNNLQDVAPTVYNKWIYCTLKNTFKDQMGEANFKQFLGTHISKQVVARQIANNNSLWWDNSATKNKKETKNEIVTQSFKEAINALEKQLGKSVTSWTWNKVHTAEHQHPLSKVEALKPFFNVGPFEVSGSMEVINNLFFDFTEDGNYVVKGGPSTRRIIDFSDIENSWSILPTGQSGNPMSPHYKDQAEMYNTGKFRKMKLNKAEIIQTSTKLVFIPNKK, encoded by the coding sequence ATGAAAATTTTCAAAAAAGCACTTATCGTTCTAGTTTCAATCGTTGCTCTTCTGGTTCTAGGTTTAGCAGGGTTTGCATTTTATTCCAAGCCAAAATATGAAGGCGAAGTACCGCTAAATAACCTACAGAAAGAAACAACCGTTTACTTTGACGAATTTGGAGTTCCTCATATTTATGCCGAAAATAGTTTGGATGCAATGGAAGCTTTGGGTTATGTTCATGCTCAAGACCGTTTGTGGCAAATGGAGTTAATGCGCCGAATTGCACCGGGACGTCTGTCTGAAATTTTCGGATCGGCAGCTTTAAAGAATGATAAATTCTTTGCTGGTTTAGGAATTGAAGAAGCTTCTGCAAAAGCCATAGCTCAATTGGATAAAAACAGTCCGAGCTACCAGTTGACACAAGCTTATTTGGATGGAATTAATCAATATTTAGAAGAAGGAAAAACCCCAGTCGAATTTCAATTGCTAGGCATCCAAAAGCAAAAATTTGAGGTTAAAGATGTCTACAATATTTTCGGTTATATGGCTTTTAGTTTTGCTATGGCGCAAAAATCAGATCCTTTGATGACTGATTTACGCAATAAACTTGGAATAGACTATGTAAAAGAATTTGGATTAGAAGGTGAATTCAACACTACTAAGATTAAAAATGCTAAAGAAAATGTTCAAGAATACTCGGCTATTTCAAAATCGGTTGCAGCTTTAATAGACCAATCACCAATTCCACCATTTATTGGAAGTAACAGTTGGGTAATTGCTCCTCAAAAGACCAAGAACGGGAAAGTAATTTTTGCAAATGATCCGCATATTGGATTTTCGCAACCGGGCACTTGGTATGAAGCGCATTTGGTTACGCCTGACCATGAAATTTATGGCTATTACTTAGCAGGAACTCCGTTTCCTTTGTTAGGCCACAACCGTCAATATGCCTATGGCTTAACCATGTTTGAGAATGATGATATTGATATGTATCAAGAAGAGAATAGTCCTTCAGATCAGAGTCAATACAGAACGCCAACTGGATTTAGTAAATATGAAAATAGAACAAGAACAATCAAAATTAAAGACAGTTCGGATGTAATTGTAAATGTCAAGGTAAGTCGTCACGGACCTATTGTCAATGATTTGATTGAAGGATTGCAAAAGGACAAACCAGTTGCCTTATCTTGGATTTATACCCAACAACCTATTTTAATTTTGGATGCCGTTTATACACTTTCGCACGCTAAAAACATCGCTGATTTTCAAAAAGGGGTACAACTAATTGCTGCTCCTGGTTTGAACGTAATGTATGGAGACACTAAAGGAAATGTAGCTTGGTGGGCAACTGGAAAATTATACAAGCACAATAAGGGCGTAAATCCTAATTTCATTTTAGAAGGTGCTAGTGGTAAAGAAGATATCAAAGAATATTTGGATTTTGCCAAAAACCCATCATCGGTTAATCCGAGTTGGAATTATGTGTATTCTGCCAATAACCAACCCGAAGCAGTTGACGGATTTTCATATCCTGGATATTATTTGCCAGAAGATAGAGCCAAACGAATTGTTCAATTGTTAGATTCCAAATCCAACTGGGACAAAGAATCAGCAAGTAAAATGATTTTTGATAATACTTCTTCGGTAGCGCCATCAGTAGTTCAAAATTTAATCCAAGCTATTGATGCTTCTACCCTTTCTAAAAATGAAAAAGAAGCAATTGCGATTTTAAAAAGTTGGAAGGGGTCAAATAATTTGCAAGACGTTGCGCCTACAGTTTATAACAAATGGATTTATTGTACCTTAAAAAATACATTTAAAGACCAAATGGGCGAAGCCAATTTCAAGCAGTTTTTAGGAACTCATATTTCAAAACAAGTAGTGGCAAGACAAATAGCAAATAACAACTCGCTTTGGTGGGATAATAGCGCCACTAAAAATAAAAAGGAGACCAAAAATGAAATTGTTACTCAATCGTTTAAAGAAGCGATTAACGCTTTAGAAAAACAATTAGGTAAATCAGTTACTTCTTGGACTTGGAATAAAGTCCATACTGCAGAACACCAACATCCATTGAGTAAAGTTGAGGCTTTGAAACCATTTTTCAATGTTGGTCCATTTGAGGTTTCAGGTTCTATGGAAGTGATTAATAATTTGTTTTTTGATTTTACAGAAGACGGAAACTATGTTGTAAAAGGAGGTCCGTCAACAAGACGAATTATTGACTTTTCGGATATTGAAAACAGTTGGAGTATTTTGCCAACAGGACAATCTGGAAATCCAATGAGTCCTCATTATAAAGACCAGGCTGAAATGTACAATACAGGAAAGTTCAGAAAGATGAAATTGAACAAAGCAGAAATTATTCAAACTTCAACAAAATTGGTTTTTATTCCCAATAAAAAGTAA
- the kynU gene encoding kynureninase — MKFENNLAFAQQLDSQDTLGHYQNEFYFPQVNGKKVIYFTGNSLGLQPKRAKTYVDEVMNDWATLAVEGHFYAKKPWWDYHERFANPLSKIVGALPTEVTVMNTLTVNLHLLMVSFYQPTSKRYKIICEEKAFPSDQYMFQSQVRFHGYEPEDAIVEIKRREGEHNIRLEDVLAKIQEVGDELALVLIGGVNYYTGQVFDLKTITEAGHKAGAYVGWDLAHAAGNIELQLHDWQVDFAAWCSYKYMNSGPGNASGCFIHEKHHTNSELPRLAGWWGHNKERRFKMEPNFDPVQGADGWQISNLPILSLAPYLASVELFAEIGMATLIAKRNTITSYLEFVLHEIDREVKGNFEIITPANQLERGCQLSVFLHGEGRSLFDYLMKNGVIVDWREPNVIRFAPVPLYTSYEDIYRFGQILKTGILNK; from the coding sequence ATGAAATTCGAAAACAACCTAGCTTTTGCACAGCAACTAGATTCTCAAGATACATTAGGTCATTATCAGAATGAATTTTATTTCCCACAAGTTAATGGAAAGAAAGTGATTTACTTTACAGGAAACTCTTTGGGATTACAACCCAAAAGAGCCAAAACCTATGTAGATGAGGTAATGAACGATTGGGCAACGTTAGCTGTTGAAGGTCATTTTTATGCCAAAAAACCTTGGTGGGATTACCACGAACGTTTTGCAAATCCGTTGAGTAAAATAGTTGGAGCATTGCCTACTGAAGTTACTGTAATGAATACTTTAACAGTAAACCTTCATTTACTAATGGTTTCGTTTTATCAACCAACATCCAAACGATATAAAATTATTTGCGAAGAAAAAGCCTTCCCTTCAGATCAATATATGTTTCAAAGTCAAGTCCGTTTTCATGGGTATGAACCAGAAGATGCTATAGTAGAAATTAAGCGTAGAGAAGGAGAACATAATATTCGATTAGAAGATGTATTAGCAAAAATTCAAGAAGTGGGAGATGAGTTGGCTTTGGTCTTAATTGGCGGGGTCAATTATTATACCGGACAGGTTTTTGACTTGAAAACCATTACCGAGGCAGGACATAAAGCTGGGGCTTATGTCGGATGGGATTTAGCGCATGCCGCTGGAAATATCGAGTTGCAATTGCACGATTGGCAAGTAGATTTTGCTGCTTGGTGCAGTTATAAATATATGAATTCAGGGCCCGGAAATGCTTCAGGCTGTTTTATCCACGAGAAACACCACACTAATTCTGAATTGCCAAGATTAGCCGGTTGGTGGGGACATAATAAAGAACGCCGATTCAAAATGGAACCTAATTTTGACCCAGTTCAAGGCGCAGATGGTTGGCAAATTAGTAATTTACCTATTTTATCTTTAGCACCCTATTTGGCTTCGGTGGAACTTTTTGCCGAAATAGGTATGGCGACTTTAATTGCAAAAAGAAATACAATAACCTCCTATTTAGAGTTTGTATTACACGAAATTGACCGAGAAGTAAAGGGTAATTTCGAAATTATTACACCTGCTAATCAACTGGAAAGAGGCTGTCAACTCTCGGTTTTTTTACATGGAGAAGGCCGAAGTCTATTTGATTATCTAATGAAAAATGGAGTAATTGTGGATTGGCGCGAACCGAATGTAATTCGATTTGCTCCAGTTCCTTTATACACCTCTTACGAAGATATTTATCGATTTGGGCAAATTTTGAAAACGGGAATATTGAATAAATAA
- a CDS encoding four helix bundle protein, producing the protein MAENIIKTKSFAFALRIVKLYQFLSSEKKEFVLSKQLLRSGTSIGALVRESEHAESKQDFIHKLAIAQKEANESDYWLELLFQSDYLNESQFQSLNSDIVEINKILASIIISTKNNLKR; encoded by the coding sequence ATGGCTGAAAATATTATAAAAACCAAATCATTTGCTTTTGCTTTGCGAATTGTAAAATTGTATCAATTTTTAAGTTCAGAAAAAAAAGAATTTGTTTTGAGTAAGCAATTATTGCGAAGCGGAACTTCAATTGGAGCGTTGGTTAGAGAATCCGAACATGCTGAAAGTAAACAAGATTTTATTCATAAATTAGCTATTGCTCAAAAAGAAGCTAACGAAAGTGATTACTGGTTAGAATTATTATTTCAATCTGATTATTTAAATGAGTCTCAATTTCAATCATTAAATTCAGATATTGTCGAAATAAATAAAATACTAGCTTCCATTATTATTTCAACAAAGAACAATTTAAAAAGATAA
- a CDS encoding flavin reductase family protein, which translates to MKNISKEEITKMDKVPRLNLINSCTGYKSTNLIATQSVNGGSNVAIFSSVTHLGSDPALIGFIMRPTTVPRDTYKNIKETGYFTINHVTVDMIEDAHHSSANYDLGISEFDKTNLEAEYKEGIATPFVKGSPVQLYCKYLNEYHIKENDTIHIIASIEELFFDEVLQHEDGWLQLDKGNVVTVNGLDGYCLPKLVDRLKYARKNQPTESFLK; encoded by the coding sequence ATGAAAAATATTTCGAAAGAAGAAATAACAAAGATGGACAAAGTACCTCGCTTGAATTTAATTAATTCGTGTACGGGATACAAATCAACTAATTTGATTGCTACACAGTCTGTAAATGGCGGATCGAACGTCGCTATTTTTAGCAGCGTGACTCACCTAGGAAGCGATCCAGCCTTAATTGGTTTTATTATGAGACCTACTACTGTTCCTCGTGATACGTACAAAAACATCAAGGAAACTGGTTACTTTACAATTAATCACGTAACTGTTGATATGATTGAAGATGCCCATCATAGTTCGGCTAATTATGATTTAGGTATTTCTGAGTTTGATAAAACGAATCTGGAAGCAGAATACAAAGAAGGTATTGCAACACCATTTGTAAAAGGTAGTCCTGTGCAATTGTATTGCAAATATCTCAATGAATACCACATTAAAGAAAATGATACTATTCACATTATTGCTTCTATTGAAGAATTATTTTTTGATGAAGTATTACAACATGAAGACGGCTGGTTACAATTAGACAAAGGAAATGTTGTAACCGTAAATGGTTTAGATGGTTATTGCTTACCTAAATTAGTAGACCGTTTAAAATATGCTAGAAAAAATCAACCAACAGAATCTTTTTTGAAATAA
- a CDS encoding FAD-dependent oxidoreductase: protein MQTPQKIAVVGSGLVGSLLAIYLRKAGHTVHVYDRSPDIRQIEFSGRSINLAMSNRGWKALDVVGVGDAVREIAIPMDKRAIHLVDKLNFQAYGQEGEAIYSISRGLLNRKMIDLAEDVGAKFFFEQKIWDVTLADATLHIGESERGAWEEKKYDMVFGADGAFSRIRHRMQRQSMFDYSQEFLKIGYKELNIPANEDGTHKLDPNSFHIWPRGEYMLIALANLDGSFTCTLFMPFEGKNSFEELKDIQLVETFFAKNFPDSIDVIPKLTEDFFKNPTSTLVTMKCFPWTYEDKIALIGDACHAIVPFYGQGMNSGFEDISILNDMMQLYGNDWKTILSEYQLSRKPNADAIAELSYRNFMEMSSKTADEKFLLQKKIEKLFSDKYPDLWIPLYSRVTFSDRPYTEALAIGDAQNKIMESVLKMNDIESNWDSVEVENKILELLQKQ, encoded by the coding sequence ATGCAGACTCCCCAAAAAATTGCAGTTGTAGGTTCCGGATTAGTTGGTTCATTATTGGCCATCTATTTGAGAAAGGCTGGTCATACCGTTCACGTTTACGACAGAAGTCCGGATATTCGCCAAATTGAATTTTCTGGCCGCTCGATAAACTTAGCGATGTCAAATCGAGGTTGGAAAGCCCTAGATGTTGTTGGAGTAGGTGATGCCGTCCGCGAAATCGCCATCCCTATGGACAAGCGTGCTATTCATTTGGTAGACAAACTCAATTTTCAAGCTTATGGACAAGAGGGTGAGGCCATTTATTCCATTTCAAGAGGTCTTTTAAATCGGAAAATGATTGATTTGGCTGAAGATGTGGGAGCTAAATTCTTTTTCGAACAAAAAATCTGGGATGTTACCCTTGCAGATGCTACGCTTCATATTGGTGAAAGCGAACGCGGAGCTTGGGAAGAGAAAAAATACGATATGGTTTTTGGTGCTGATGGCGCTTTTTCTAGAATTCGTCACCGAATGCAACGCCAGAGCATGTTCGATTACTCACAAGAGTTTTTAAAAATTGGCTACAAAGAATTGAATATTCCTGCTAATGAAGATGGAACACATAAATTAGATCCGAATTCCTTTCATATATGGCCAAGAGGCGAATACATGTTGATTGCTTTGGCTAATTTAGATGGAAGTTTCACCTGTACTTTATTCATGCCTTTTGAAGGTAAAAACTCTTTTGAGGAACTGAAAGATATTCAGCTAGTAGAAACCTTTTTCGCTAAAAACTTTCCAGATTCAATTGATGTAATACCTAAATTAACAGAGGATTTTTTTAAGAATCCTACTAGTACTTTGGTTACTATGAAATGTTTTCCTTGGACCTATGAGGATAAAATTGCTCTAATTGGTGATGCATGCCATGCTATTGTTCCGTTTTATGGACAAGGGATGAACTCTGGTTTTGAAGATATTTCGATACTAAACGACATGATGCAGTTGTATGGAAATGATTGGAAAACAATTCTTTCCGAATATCAACTATCAAGAAAACCCAATGCTGATGCCATTGCAGAATTGTCCTATCGCAATTTCATGGAGATGAGTAGTAAAACTGCAGATGAAAAATTCTTACTACAAAAGAAAATAGAGAAACTTTTTTCAGACAAATATCCAGATTTATGGATTCCATTATATAGTAGAGTAACGTTTAGCGACCGCCCTTATACAGAAGCATTAGCCATTGGAGATGCTCAAAATAAAATTATGGAATCTGTTTTGAAAATGAATGATATTGAGTCGAATTGGGATTCAGTTGAAGTAGAAAATAAAATTCTGGAATTACTCCAAAAACAATAA
- a CDS encoding MotA/TolQ/ExbB proton channel family protein: MANVKKENGTQKGGGAIAGIIIAACIFVGWIIWEFIMGNGANFEGGVNTGHPLPGNYLAMVYKGGPIVPILLGCLLMVIVFSFERFAVISKAAGKGNLDVFMKNIQSSITKGDIDSAIAACDKQQGSVANAIKSALLKYQDVKAEGLDSEAAAETIHKEIEEATSLEMPMLEKHMTILSTMVSLGTLAGLLGTVTGMIKAFGALASAGTPDQAALANGISEALINTATGISTSALAIITYNLFTSKIDTLTYSIDEAGNTIVNTYRHFRSSKK, translated from the coding sequence ATGGCAAACGTTAAAAAAGAAAACGGAACTCAAAAAGGTGGAGGAGCAATTGCAGGTATAATTATTGCAGCTTGTATTTTTGTAGGTTGGATTATTTGGGAATTTATTATGGGTAATGGTGCAAACTTCGAAGGAGGAGTAAATACAGGACACCCACTTCCAGGAAACTATTTAGCAATGGTTTATAAAGGAGGACCTATTGTACCAATATTATTAGGATGTTTATTAATGGTTATTGTATTTTCATTTGAGCGTTTTGCTGTTATTTCTAAAGCTGCTGGTAAAGGTAACTTAGATGTTTTCATGAAAAACATTCAATCTAGTATTACTAAAGGAGATATCGATTCAGCTATTGCAGCTTGTGATAAACAACAAGGTTCTGTAGCTAACGCAATCAAATCTGCATTATTGAAGTATCAAGATGTTAAAGCTGAAGGTTTAGATAGTGAAGCCGCTGCTGAGACAATTCATAAAGAAATCGAAGAGGCTACATCATTAGAAATGCCAATGTTAGAGAAGCACATGACTATTTTGTCTACAATGGTTTCTTTAGGAACATTAGCTGGATTGTTAGGGACTGTAACTGGTATGATTAAAGCGTTTGGTGCATTAGCATCTGCTGGTACTCCTGACCAAGCTGCATTGGCAAATGGTATTTCTGAAGCCTTGATCAATACTGCTACTGGAATCTCTACATCTGCTTTAGCAATTATTACTTACAATTTGTTTACATCTAAAATTGATACTTTGACTTATTCTATTGATGAGGCAGGTAATACAATTGTTAACACGTACAGACATTTCAGAAGTTCAAAAAAATAA
- the queA gene encoding tRNA preQ1(34) S-adenosylmethionine ribosyltransferase-isomerase QueA, translated as MKLSHFQFNLPKELLAEFPAENRDESRLMVIDRKKQTIEHKMFKDVIDYFDDGDVMILNNTKVFPARLYGNKEKTGARIEVFLLRELNAEQRLWDVLVDPARKIRIGNKLYFGDDDSLVAEVIDNTTSRGRTLRFLYDGSYEEFRNKLTELGETPIPKYISRDVTPEDAERYQTIYAKEEGSVAAPTAGLHFSKHLLKKLEIKGVNFAEVTLHVGLGTFNPVEVEDLSKHKMDSEELKITQEACDVVNNAKLNKKRVCAVGTTSMRAIESAVSSQRTLNPFDGWTNKFIFPPHDFSIADCMITNFHTPKSTLLMMISAFCGHDLMKRAYEEAIKEEYKFYSYGDAMLIL; from the coding sequence ATGAAATTATCACACTTTCAATTCAATTTACCAAAAGAACTTTTAGCTGAGTTTCCAGCAGAGAACAGAGACGAGTCTCGTTTAATGGTTATTGACCGTAAAAAACAAACGATAGAACACAAAATGTTCAAAGATGTTATCGATTATTTTGATGACGGAGATGTAATGATTTTGAATAACACCAAAGTTTTTCCAGCACGTTTGTACGGAAACAAAGAAAAAACTGGAGCAAGAATTGAAGTATTTTTGTTACGTGAGTTGAATGCTGAACAACGCCTTTGGGACGTATTAGTTGATCCAGCTCGTAAAATCAGAATCGGAAATAAATTGTATTTTGGAGACGATGATTCATTAGTAGCTGAGGTTATTGATAACACAACTTCTCGTGGTAGAACATTGCGTTTTCTTTACGATGGTTCGTATGAAGAATTCAGAAACAAATTAACTGAATTAGGAGAAACCCCAATCCCAAAATACATCTCACGTGACGTAACTCCAGAAGATGCAGAACGTTACCAAACTATTTATGCCAAAGAAGAAGGTTCGGTTGCTGCGCCAACCGCAGGATTACATTTCTCTAAGCATTTACTTAAAAAATTAGAAATCAAAGGAGTTAATTTTGCCGAAGTAACACTTCACGTTGGTTTAGGAACTTTTAACCCAGTTGAGGTGGAAGATTTATCGAAACACAAAATGGATTCAGAGGAGTTAAAAATTACTCAAGAAGCTTGTGATGTTGTTAACAATGCAAAGTTGAACAAGAAACGAGTTTGTGCAGTTGGAACTACTTCTATGAGAGCAATTGAAAGTGCTGTTTCTTCACAAAGAACATTAAATCCTTTTGACGGTTGGACTAATAAATTTATTTTTCCTCCTCACGATTTCAGTATAGCCGATTGTATGATTACCAATTTCCATACACCCAAATCGACTTTATTAATGATGATTTCTGCTTTCTGTGGTCACGATTTAATGAAACGTGCCTATGAAGAAGCAATCAAAGAAGAATACAAATTCTATTCGTATGGAGATGCTATGTTAATCTTATAG
- the aroA gene encoding 3-phosphoshikimate 1-carboxyvinyltransferase: MKLLLQSALSEINAAIKITGSKSETNRLLLLKALFSNITLANTSNSDDSEVMEKALIGSDAIVDIHHAGTAMRFLTAYFAVNEGREVVLTGSSRMQERPIKILVDALEQLGAVITYEKEVGYPPIRIKGQKITASKVNLAANVSSQYISALLLVAPKLENGLELTLEGEITSIPYIKMTLALLNDLNIQTSFEGNVITVAPKPAVKTKEMTVESDWSSASYYFSIAALADAASITISSYKENSLQGDSDLVNLYKAMGVKSQFNGNQLTLNKQANFNYQDVTFDLNNTPDIAQTIVVTCLGLGIGCHLTGLHTLKIKETDRLEALRIELTKLGANISVTNDSLTLVATKKINPNITIATYNDHRMAMAFAPLALRVPIYIENAEVVSKSYPDFWEDLKSLGFAIEETA; the protein is encoded by the coding sequence ATGAAATTACTACTACAATCTGCGCTATCTGAAATCAATGCTGCAATAAAAATTACGGGTTCCAAAAGCGAAACCAACCGTTTGTTGTTACTGAAAGCTTTGTTTTCCAATATTACTTTAGCCAATACTTCCAATTCAGATGATAGCGAAGTGATGGAAAAAGCATTGATTGGATCAGATGCAATTGTAGATATTCATCACGCAGGAACAGCAATGCGTTTTCTTACCGCTTACTTTGCTGTAAATGAAGGTCGTGAAGTAGTGTTGACAGGCTCTAGCCGAATGCAAGAGCGTCCGATTAAAATTTTGGTAGACGCCTTAGAACAATTAGGTGCTGTTATAACTTACGAAAAAGAAGTGGGTTATCCACCTATCCGAATCAAAGGTCAAAAAATCACGGCTTCTAAAGTGAATTTAGCTGCCAATGTTAGTAGTCAATACATTTCGGCTTTACTGTTAGTAGCCCCAAAACTTGAAAATGGTTTAGAGTTGACTTTAGAAGGAGAAATTACTTCCATTCCTTATATTAAAATGACTTTGGCGTTACTCAATGATTTAAATATTCAAACTAGTTTTGAAGGAAATGTCATTACCGTTGCGCCAAAACCAGCAGTCAAAACTAAAGAAATGACCGTGGAGTCCGATTGGAGCTCGGCTTCGTATTATTTTAGTATTGCCGCTTTAGCAGATGCTGCTTCCATCACCATTTCAAGTTATAAAGAAAATAGTTTACAAGGCGATTCGGATTTGGTAAACCTTTACAAAGCTATGGGAGTGAAATCTCAATTTAACGGAAACCAATTGACTTTAAACAAACAAGCCAATTTCAATTACCAAGACGTTACTTTCGACTTGAACAATACACCTGATATTGCGCAAACTATTGTCGTTACCTGTTTAGGTTTAGGAATTGGTTGTCATCTAACTGGTTTGCATACTTTAAAAATCAAAGAAACAGATCGTTTAGAAGCACTACGAATTGAACTTACTAAGTTGGGAGCCAATATTTCGGTAACCAATGATAGTTTGACTTTGGTTGCTACCAAAAAAATTAATCCAAATATTACTATCGCTACGTATAATGATCACCGAATGGCAATGGCATTTGCGCCTTTGGCTTTGCGAGTGCCAATTTATATTGAAAATGCCGAAGTAGTCTCAAAATCCTACCCTGATTTTTGGGAAGATTTGAAAAGTTTGGGCTTTGCAATAGAAGAAACCGCTTAA